The Equus przewalskii isolate Varuska unplaced genomic scaffold, EquPr2 ChrUn-10, whole genome shotgun sequence genome window below encodes:
- the S100A4 gene encoding protein S100-A4 produces the protein MAYPLEKALDVMVSTFHKYSGKEGDKFKLNKSELKELLTRELPSFLGKRTDEAAFQKLMSNLDSNKDNEVDFQEYCVFLSCIAMMCNEFFEGFPDKQPRKK, from the exons ATGGCGTACCCCCTGGAGAAGGCCCTGGATGTGATGGTATCCACCTTCCACAAGTACTCTGGCAAGGAGGGTGACAAGTTCAAGCTCAACAAGTCAGAGCTAAAGGAGCTGCTGACCCGGGAGCTGCCCAGCTTTTTGGGG AAAAGGACAGATGAAGCTGCATTCCAGAAGCTGATGAGCAACTTGGACAGCAACAAGGACAACGAGGTGGATTTCCAGGAGTACTGTGTCTTCCTGTCCTGCATCGCCATGATGTGCAACGAGTTCTTCGAAGGCTTCCCCGATAAGCAGCCCCGGAAGAAATGA